The following are encoded together in the Salvelinus sp. IW2-2015 unplaced genomic scaffold, ASM291031v2 Un_scaffold3214, whole genome shotgun sequence genome:
- the LOC139025751 gene encoding uncharacterized protein, translating to MDSPMCLVENTDCELHVVPGALKYLMRLNQQVVVVAVVGLYRTGKSYLMNKLAGKRKEEKERSAVLEQEKKAAEEKRLEMERTMEDDRRSKDEKLKQMEEKMKEEMKQQERDFHRALXCNLQEQKDLLEKGHKEKADLLRQXIEEFKKSNTPXKEGGGFLESTVMPVLRFGLDAANTVFQYKLMRGAFMK from the exons ATGGATTCCCCAATGTGCCTGGTCGAAAACACAGACTGTGAGCTTCATGTAGTTCCTGGTGCCCTCAAGTACCTGATGAGACTGAACCAGCAAGTCGTAGTGGTGGCGGTGGTCGGGCTGTACCGCACCGGCAAGTCCTACCTCATGAACAAGCTGGCTGGAAAGAGAAAAG aggagaaggagagatcagCTGTGCTGGAGCAGGAGAAGAAGGCTGCTGAAGAGAAACGGTTGGAGATGGAGCGCACCATGGAGGACGATCGCAGAAGCAAAGACGAGAAGTTGAAGCAGATGGAAGAGAAGATGAAGGAGGAGATGAAGCAACAGGAACGGGACTTCCACAGGGCCTTGGAMTGCAAYYTGCAGGAGCAGAAGGATCTGCTGGAGAAGGGCCACAAGGAGAAGGCTGACTTAYTGAGACAGGAMATAGAGGAGTTCAAGAAGAGCAACACACCTGYGAAGGAAGGAGGTGGTTTCCTTGAGTCTACAGTCATGCCTGTTCTTCGATTTGGATTGGACGCTGCCAACACTGTCTTTCAATATAAGCTCATGAGGGGAGCTTTTATGAAGTAG